One genomic window of Deltaproteobacteria bacterium includes the following:
- a CDS encoding HEPN domain-containing protein — translation MINKKVETWLALAQDDLDFAEEVLQNKKRPHYAAHLCHQSIEKLIKAIVQARIDSHGQARGTFENAL, via the coding sequence ATGATTAACAAGAAAGTGGAAACATGGCTTGCCTTGGCACAAGACGACCTCGATTTTGCCGAGGAAGTTTTGCAAAACAAAAAACGCCCGCATTACGCGGCCCATTTGTGCCACCAAAGTATTGAAAAGTTGATTAAAGCCATTGTTCAGGCAAGAATAGATTCCCACGGGCAAGCCCGTGGCACTTTTGAAAACGCGCTT